One Opitutia bacterium DNA segment encodes these proteins:
- a CDS encoding bifunctional transcriptional activator/DNA repair protein Ada: MYRAVRRRDPAYEGVFFTGVKTTGIFCRPTCRAKFPKEQNVEFFPSVNEALHGGYRPCRLCKPMDATRPVPALVERLRRAVESAKDGRVTDKDLVALKIEPSTARRQFKAYYGMTFHAYQRARRMGLALHGLKSGQPVVEAQLATGYESTSGFRDAFARLFGQPPRDAATKHCLLGRRIETPLGTMVALADDAGLRLLEFVDRRGLEREIEHLRRRLKCVIVPGDHPTLDATAAQIAQYFAGESLTFDLPLAPVGSEFQQKVWAELRRIPPGRTRSYLEMAQRVGVPKAARAIGRANGSNNMALVIPCHRVINADGSLCGYAGGLWRKQRLLEHERRHGG, from the coding sequence ATGTATCGCGCGGTCCGTCGGCGCGACCCGGCCTACGAGGGCGTGTTCTTCACCGGCGTGAAAACCACGGGCATTTTCTGTCGCCCGACGTGCCGCGCAAAATTTCCCAAGGAGCAAAACGTCGAATTTTTTCCGTCCGTGAACGAAGCGCTTCACGGCGGCTACCGTCCCTGCCGCCTCTGCAAGCCCATGGACGCCACGCGCCCGGTGCCCGCGCTCGTCGAGCGCCTGCGCCGCGCCGTCGAGTCCGCGAAAGACGGCCGCGTGACCGACAAGGATCTCGTCGCGCTCAAAATCGAACCCTCAACCGCACGCCGGCAGTTCAAGGCCTACTACGGCATGACCTTCCACGCCTACCAGCGCGCCCGCCGCATGGGCCTCGCGCTGCACGGCCTGAAATCCGGTCAACCCGTCGTCGAGGCGCAGCTCGCCACGGGCTACGAATCCACCAGCGGCTTCCGTGACGCCTTCGCGCGGCTCTTCGGTCAGCCACCGCGCGACGCTGCGACGAAGCACTGCCTGCTTGGCCGTCGCATCGAGACGCCGCTCGGCACGATGGTCGCGCTCGCGGACGACGCTGGCCTGCGCCTGCTCGAGTTTGTCGATCGCCGCGGCCTCGAGCGCGAGATCGAGCACCTCCGCCGCCGGTTGAAATGCGTCATCGTCCCCGGCGACCATCCGACGCTCGATGCCACCGCCGCGCAGATCGCGCAGTATTTCGCCGGCGAGTCGCTGACGTTCGATCTGCCGCTTGCGCCGGTTGGCTCGGAGTTTCAGCAAAAAGTCTGGGCCGAGCTCCGCCGCATTCCGCCCGGCCGCACGCGCAGCTATCTGGAGATGGCGCAACGCGTGGGCGTGCCGAAAGCCGCCCGCGCCATCGGCCGCGCCAACGGCTCGAACAACATGGCGCTCGTCATCCCATGCCACCGCGTGATCAACGCCGATGGCTCGCTCTGCGGCTACGCCGGCGGTCTGTGGCGCAAGCAGCGCCTGCTTGAGCACGAGCGCAGGCACGGCGGCTGA